The following coding sequences are from one uncultured Desulfobacter sp. window:
- a CDS encoding TRAP transporter substrate-binding protein codes for MNKIIRFFAVISMTSCLALGFTTQVFAKKVLLKVPCSVPFSVPILGQDIVGTIADTINKASNGTLKVKLYAPGKLVPSLEVLDAVSSGKTNAGYTAAFYYAGKNPASVLFSTFPFGPTPEEYIAWYYYGNGLKLYQEMYDHYGYNVKVLPAGIISAETSGWFTKPIEKVEDLKGIKMRISGLGGQVLTKLGVSVTMLPAGEIFQALEKGLIDATEFSMPVCDAPLGFYKVAKYNYYPGWHQPSTVQELLINKDTWNALDESQKTLIETACMAATLKSLALSNGMQGKVIKENAEKHGVKNLYWSDEMLAAFESAWKEVVQEEIAKDAMFKKTWEDLEQFRAEYKKWADVGFLPR; via the coding sequence TTGAATAAAATCATCCGTTTTTTTGCTGTCATATCAATGACATCTTGCCTGGCCCTGGGGTTCACCACCCAGGTTTTTGCCAAAAAAGTGTTACTGAAAGTGCCCTGCTCGGTACCGTTCAGCGTACCCATTCTGGGTCAGGACATTGTGGGCACCATTGCCGACACCATCAACAAAGCCTCAAACGGCACACTGAAAGTCAAACTCTACGCCCCCGGAAAACTGGTACCATCCCTTGAGGTCCTTGATGCGGTCAGTTCAGGAAAGACCAATGCCGGATATACGGCCGCATTCTACTATGCGGGCAAGAACCCGGCCAGTGTCCTTTTCAGCACCTTTCCCTTTGGACCAACCCCGGAAGAGTATATTGCGTGGTATTATTACGGCAACGGGTTAAAGCTCTACCAGGAGATGTATGACCACTACGGATATAACGTCAAGGTCCTGCCGGCCGGCATCATCAGTGCCGAGACCTCGGGCTGGTTCACCAAGCCCATTGAAAAGGTCGAAGACCTTAAAGGGATTAAGATGCGGATCTCCGGCCTTGGCGGTCAAGTATTGACCAAGCTGGGCGTCTCCGTCACCATGCTTCCCGCAGGCGAAATTTTCCAGGCCCTGGAAAAAGGGCTGATCGATGCCACGGAATTTTCCATGCCCGTGTGCGATGCGCCTTTGGGCTTTTATAAAGTGGCCAAATACAACTACTACCCCGGCTGGCACCAGCCTTCAACTGTCCAGGAATTGTTGATCAACAAGGATACCTGGAATGCCCTGGATGAATCCCAGAAGACCCTGATCGAAACGGCCTGCATGGCGGCCACCCTGAAATCCTTGGCCCTGAGTAACGGTATGCAGGGTAAGGTTATCAAGGAAAACGCCGAAAAGCATGGCGTTAAAAATTTGTACTGGTCCGATGAAATGCTGGCGGCCTTTGAATCAGCCTGGAAAGAGGTGGTGCAAGAAGAGATCGCCAAAGATGCCATGTTCAAAAAAACCTGGGAAGACCTGGAACAGTTCAGGGCCGAATATAAAAAATGGGCCGATGTGGGATTTTTGCCCCGGTAA
- a CDS encoding TRAP transporter small permease subunit, whose translation MNTFVNIIENTIICIGRVVSWLNVLLILVILVQVVMRYLFSFSSVALEELQWHLYAVGIMVGLSYALTENTHVRLDLLHGRFRKKTRAWIDIIGLTVLVLPWCYVILYHGFDFVAASWRVKEASASPTGLSCYYIIKSVIPISFGLLTLSALARILKQILVLAGRQVAP comes from the coding sequence GTGAATACATTTGTTAATATCATTGAAAACACCATTATCTGCATCGGCAGGGTCGTATCCTGGCTCAATGTCCTGCTGATCCTGGTGATCCTGGTCCAGGTAGTGATGCGCTATCTGTTCTCATTCAGCTCCGTGGCCCTTGAAGAACTGCAGTGGCATCTCTATGCCGTGGGTATCATGGTCGGACTCTCCTATGCCCTGACAGAAAATACCCACGTGCGCCTGGATCTGCTCCACGGCAGATTTCGAAAAAAAACCCGGGCATGGATCGATATCATCGGCCTGACCGTGCTCGTGCTGCCCTGGTGTTATGTGATCCTATACCACGGCTTTGATTTTGTGGCCGCATCCTGGCGGGTCAAAGAAGCTTCGGCCTCGCCCACAGGGCTGAGTTGTTATTACATTATTAAGTCCGTGATCCCCATAAGCTTTGGCCTGCTGACGCTTTCCGCCCTGGCTCGTATTTTAAAGCAGATTCTGGTGCTTGCCGGAAGGCAGGTGGCCCCATGA
- a CDS encoding TRAP transporter large permease subunit, producing the protein MTHEDILVIAMMASFIGLLFTGFPIALILGGVSVLFAGIGYVSDLYFDTMTGLDFMSVGMEVNRIFAIMDNWIMVALPMFIFMGLMLDRSGIAENMMQNIQLLFGRVRGGLAITVTLIGIILAASTGIIGASVVLLGLLSMPVMLNQGYSKSLACGTICGAGTLGILIPPSIMLVMMADRLAVPVGDLFMGALFPGLVLATLYMLYILVLAWLSPQKAPLVPNQPDLTWKLVGSALKTCIPPMILVFAVLGTISFGMATPTEASGIGALGGLILTIVNGRFNFKVMKEVVHQTFSITAYIFAIVIGATCFALVLRELGGDALVEETLKSLPFGPYGIVAFILGIVFFLGFFLDWIEITLIILPLLAPVVPTLGIDLGVWPNIDNPTLIWFAILVAVVLQTSFLTPPVGFAIFYLRGVCPPEVKLKHLYKGVIPFIILQLIGLFVIVIWPEIILWLPSVAYQ; encoded by the coding sequence ATGACCCATGAAGACATCCTGGTTATTGCCATGATGGCCTCCTTTATCGGGCTGCTGTTCACCGGTTTCCCGATCGCACTGATCCTGGGCGGGGTATCGGTCCTCTTTGCCGGCATCGGTTATGTTTCCGACCTCTACTTTGACACCATGACCGGTCTGGATTTCATGTCCGTCGGGATGGAGGTGAACCGGATATTTGCCATCATGGACAACTGGATCATGGTGGCCCTGCCCATGTTTATCTTCATGGGGCTGATGCTGGACCGATCGGGCATTGCCGAAAACATGATGCAAAATATCCAGCTGCTTTTCGGCAGGGTCCGGGGCGGGCTTGCCATCACGGTAACGCTCATCGGCATTATTCTTGCCGCCAGCACCGGGATCATCGGTGCTTCTGTGGTTCTGTTGGGGCTTTTATCCATGCCTGTGATGCTCAACCAGGGATATTCCAAATCCCTGGCCTGCGGCACCATCTGCGGTGCAGGCACCTTAGGTATCCTCATCCCGCCCTCCATTATGCTGGTCATGATGGCGGACAGACTGGCGGTACCCGTGGGGGATCTGTTCATGGGCGCGCTGTTCCCGGGCCTTGTACTGGCTACCCTTTACATGCTTTATATTCTTGTTCTGGCCTGGCTTTCACCCCAGAAAGCGCCCCTGGTACCCAACCAGCCGGACCTGACCTGGAAACTGGTGGGCTCCGCCCTGAAAACCTGTATACCGCCGATGATCCTGGTATTTGCCGTTCTGGGCACCATCTCATTCGGTATGGCAACGCCCACCGAAGCCAGCGGCATCGGGGCGTTAGGCGGCCTGATCCTTACCATCGTCAACGGCCGGTTCAATTTCAAGGTGATGAAAGAAGTGGTCCACCAGACCTTCAGCATCACAGCCTATATTTTTGCCATCGTAATCGGTGCCACCTGTTTTGCTCTGGTATTGCGGGAACTGGGCGGAGATGCCCTTGTGGAAGAGACGCTGAAAAGCCTGCCGTTCGGCCCCTACGGCATTGTGGCCTTTATCCTTGGCATTGTATTTTTCTTAGGATTTTTTCTGGATTGGATTGAAATCACCCTGATTATCCTGCCCCTGCTGGCACCGGTCGTCCCGACATTGGGCATAGATCTGGGCGTTTGGCCCAACATCGACAACCCCACCCTGATCTGGTTTGCCATTTTGGTGGCTGTGGTACTCCAGACTTCGTTTCTCACACCGCCGGTGGGATTTGCCATCTTTTATTTAAGGGGGGTCTGCCCGCCAGAGGTGAAGCTGAAGCATCTATATAAGGGGGTTATTCCTTTTATTATTCTTCAGCTCATCGGCCTTTTTGTCATTGTGATCTGGCCTGAAATCATTTTGTGGCTGCCTTCGGTTGCTTACCAGTAA
- the sbtM gene encoding thio(seleno)oxazole modification radical SAM maturase SbtM → MNSFNPINYHTIYPNCRRILGDSTWGRILKALDNDFDPAFFSEKLSLIKQSMHLPGFIDDLARIEWTMYGLGQINDPLKPDIDGLSLNPWLTLLPVSYGHLAQIVTAKENPEENPPLRVPDNVHVMVWRHPQTGEIHVREAEDADLLALKIVAENIDFHAAAAEGGVTIGVIDAVVNQAACQGLVLKPKSLIIRSFGDAHPVVPDLKKFVSANAFTLQWHITQACDLHCKHCYDRRDRDPLPFDTALAILDDFYDFCHAMHVKGNVTFTGGNPLLYPNFTDIYAEAANRGFGLAVLGNPSAMSQIEEIVNIQMPGHFQISLEGLEAHNDRIRGKGHLKRSLAFLDMLGELNVYRMVMLTLTRDNIDQVLPLAELLADRVDLFTFNRLAAVGEGEKLLMAEPEQFRLFLEAYSARFHESSILGLKDNLFNILLQQEKSDLFGGCTGYGCGAAFNFVALLSDGEVHACRKFPSLIGNILNTRLIDIYHSELAQKYRSASSACRECSLNLACRGCLAVTYSQGLDIFKDKDPFCFMPPVPENA, encoded by the coding sequence TTGAATTCATTTAACCCAATAAATTATCATACCATTTACCCTAATTGCCGCAGGATCCTTGGTGATTCAACCTGGGGAAGGATCCTGAAGGCATTGGACAACGATTTTGACCCTGCCTTTTTTAGCGAAAAGCTCTCTTTGATCAAACAGTCGATGCATCTGCCTGGGTTTATAGACGATTTGGCCCGTATCGAATGGACGATGTACGGGCTTGGTCAAATTAATGATCCCTTAAAACCCGATATTGACGGTTTAAGTCTAAATCCCTGGTTGACGCTTTTACCGGTTTCTTACGGGCATCTTGCCCAAATTGTGACTGCAAAAGAGAATCCGGAAGAAAATCCGCCGCTCCGGGTGCCGGACAATGTACATGTCATGGTTTGGCGTCATCCTCAAACAGGAGAAATCCATGTCCGTGAGGCCGAGGATGCCGACCTTCTGGCCCTTAAAATTGTGGCTGAAAACATAGATTTCCACGCCGCCGCTGCCGAGGGCGGCGTGACCATCGGGGTCATTGATGCAGTGGTTAATCAGGCCGCTTGCCAAGGCCTTGTTCTTAAACCAAAATCCCTTATCATACGAAGTTTTGGGGATGCCCACCCGGTTGTTCCCGATTTAAAGAAATTCGTATCTGCCAATGCATTTACACTTCAATGGCATATCACCCAGGCCTGCGATCTTCATTGCAAGCATTGCTACGATCGCAGAGATCGTGATCCGCTGCCCTTTGACACGGCCCTGGCCATCCTTGACGATTTTTATGACTTTTGCCACGCAATGCATGTCAAAGGGAATGTCACATTCACCGGTGGCAATCCCCTGCTGTACCCCAACTTTACGGACATATACGCCGAAGCCGCCAACCGGGGATTCGGACTTGCCGTTCTGGGCAATCCTTCAGCCATGAGTCAAATAGAAGAGATAGTTAACATCCAGATGCCGGGTCATTTTCAAATCAGCCTGGAAGGCCTGGAAGCGCACAATGACAGGATTCGGGGAAAAGGGCATTTAAAACGATCACTTGCTTTTTTGGACATGTTGGGTGAACTTAATGTGTATCGTATGGTCATGCTGACCCTTACCCGTGATAATATTGACCAGGTGCTTCCTTTGGCCGAATTACTGGCAGACCGGGTTGACCTGTTCACATTCAACCGGCTGGCTGCGGTGGGGGAGGGTGAAAAGCTTTTGATGGCGGAACCGGAACAATTCAGACTTTTTTTAGAAGCGTACTCTGCAAGATTTCATGAAAGTTCCATCCTGGGTCTAAAGGACAATCTGTTCAACATACTGCTGCAACAGGAGAAATCAGATTTGTTTGGCGGGTGTACCGGATATGGCTGCGGGGCCGCATTTAACTTTGTGGCACTTCTATCCGACGGCGAAGTCCATGCCTGTAGAAAGTTTCCTTCCCTAATCGGAAATATCCTGAATACCCGATTGATTGATATTTATCACAGTGAACTTGCACAAAAATACAGAAGCGCAAGCAGCGCCTGTCGTGAATGCAGTTTGAATCTTGCCTGCCGCGGGTGTTTAGCTGTCACATACAGTCAAGGGCTTGACATATTCAAGGACAAGGATCCGTTTTGTTTCATGCCCCCTGTGCCTGAGAATGCATAA
- the sbtA gene encoding SbtA family thio(seleno)oxazole RiPP natural product precursor, with translation MNTNNVKKILAGLCIASLVSGTTISVSGCTAKSACSGSNPKADSAKSGCGASSCSGSTQSGCSGASSCSGDKTNQHPKSGCS, from the coding sequence GTGAATACAAATAATGTAAAGAAAATTTTGGCGGGTCTGTGTATTGCAAGCCTGGTATCAGGAACCACCATTTCTGTAAGCGGCTGTACGGCCAAGAGCGCTTGCAGCGGATCAAATCCCAAAGCAGACAGCGCTAAAAGCGGGTGCGGCGCAAGTTCCTGCTCAGGATCAACCCAAAGCGGATGCAGTGGCGCAAGTTCCTGTTCGGGCGATAAAACAAACCAGCATCCTAAAAGTGGTTGCAGTTAA
- a CDS encoding YceI family protein: MKSLFTFILVLFCLFITTPLFAAQAWTLDAVHSGIYFSVNHIFVPAKGFFNDYDADIRFDPQDLASGSFSMEIAVKSIFTNDAKRDKHLLSKDFFNARDYPKISFKSSRMEKVSDTLYHLKGTMTMKGVSKQITIPVTFHGVKDHPSQKGTQVAGLSGKFTVDRLAYNVGDGRFADLGIVGKDVDVELEIMLLK; encoded by the coding sequence ATGAAGTCACTATTTACTTTTATCCTCGTGTTATTTTGTCTGTTCATCACGACACCGCTCTTTGCGGCTCAGGCCTGGACGCTGGATGCCGTCCATTCCGGGATCTATTTCAGCGTAAACCATATCTTTGTGCCGGCAAAAGGGTTTTTTAATGATTATGACGCCGACATTCGGTTTGATCCCCAGGATCTTGCATCCGGTTCTTTCTCCATGGAAATTGCGGTTAAATCAATTTTTACCAATGATGCAAAACGCGATAAACACCTTTTGTCAAAGGATTTTTTCAATGCAAGGGATTATCCGAAGATTTCGTTCAAATCAAGCCGCATGGAAAAGGTATCTGATACCCTGTATCACCTGAAAGGTACGATGACCATGAAAGGGGTGAGCAAACAGATTACCATACCTGTAACCTTTCACGGCGTAAAAGATCATCCTTCCCAAAAAGGAACACAAGTTGCCGGCCTATCCGGAAAATTCACCGTTGACCGTCTTGCGTACAATGTCGGCGATGGAAGGTTTGCGGATCTTGGCATTGTCGGCAAAGACGTTGATGTTGAATTGGAGATAATGCTTCTAAAATAA